The stretch of DNA TCGAAACCAAGATGAAGCTCCACACGGGGGCGAGCGAATCACGAACTGCAACATCCACTACTCGAGACCAAAACCTATCCAAGACGCGCCGAGTGGTCGAGCTGCTTGTTTGTCCATGTGACCCCCCCCCCCATTGTCAATGCCTCAAGGGCATAAGCAATGTTGAAACCTCGTATACTTGACACCGTGAATGAGGCTAAAGTAAAACGACAACCATTATCGGGTGGGGTGATAACAAAAACTTTCTATGGAGTTTCCGCAAGGAATTTTGTGGACCGAGAATTCTGCAAGAATCCTTTCAATGATCACTCCCACTTGAAGTGATGGCAGCATAACATACACTTGCGACGAACATGGTATTGTAGCCACAAGATAAATTGAAGAAGAGTGGTGACAACAACAATGGTTGATAGCTGAGGAATGAAACACATTAGTGTATGATGCACCAACAAACCTCACAAGGGAGGTGGAACATTATGATAGGGAGGAAGGTGTTGATGATTATGGGCGGCATAAGCGTTGTTAGATTTGGATCCGTTGTTTCAAATATGTTTGACTAAACCGAAACAGAATAACTTAATGTTAAATCTACTCGCTATGCACCTttttggactctaaaaatagacacGTGCAATATTTTGATGTCATGGCCAACAACACAAGAATTTAGGAATTGGATTTATAAATGCTCCACGAGAATTTTACAAGAATTTAGTGACATAGAAGGTTTAAGCAAGACATTTTTTTCCCCAAGAGGTTCCTCATATTATCTCCAAGAAGACTATGGATTGTTCCATTTCATATGAATATCGGATAACTTCCGCAACATATTCCAATCTTCAGGAATGCATATAAGTCCTGTCAACTGAGACCGTCAAGCCGAAGAGGCCCTCGAATTGAAAGCACGTAAGTAAGTCTGACTGCGTGTTGCTCGAATATTGGTGTTAATCAATCTGATATTTCGATTGGCATAGCAAGGAATGGCGTGCCTCCAATTCTAGTGGAGAATGTATATCTTGCCTTGTACAAATGTATATTGCACAACTTGCCACATGATCTTGCTATGTGTACTTGTGTAGTTTCTACTGTACTACACTGAAGACTGAAGAGTCCAAGCTTTTCACTCAACTTCAGCGGAGGAAGGCAAGGTGTTTTGCCAATCCATGCATATATACGCTTGGGTCTCACGGTTACTTGGCTTCCTCAAGCTCCCCCTCCATTCCCGCGTCCTCGAGCTCCCTCAGCCCTCCGACCCTCTGCTCGATCTCCTCAAGCAGCTCCTCCCTCAGCAGATCCCCCCTCGCGGTCGCCTCGATGTCCTCTTGCTGCAAATTAAATTCAGCATTGCAACATAGCCACACATGTCTTCAGCACAAGAATAGATTAATTTTGTGTCGACCGTTCGATTTGTCTGAATGTTCTTTCAACTGAATGGCAAAATAGAGGGAAGAAGCTGCATGCATACCCGATCGTAGTACCAGTGCACTGTGCCATCACCCCCCTGCCCCCTGTAATGCTCGCTGTCGTAGAACGGATCCTGTCAATTCATACAACAAGTGCCGCGTCACGAGGACGATCTAAGAAGATGATTAATTTCAACAACTCTGGAGATCACTGGTGGGGATTGCCGTGCTTGCCTTCATGGACGCGAAGAAGCAGACGCCCCAGACCGTGAACATGGCGTAGAACGTATCTACCCGAGCAAAAAGATGAACAAAAACGACGTAAGTTTCAGACATAACTGAAGTTGCATCCGGGCAAGAAGCACACGCACGAGTGAGTGACGAGAAGAAGAGTTCGTAGAAGTCTCACAGAAGCTCTTGATGGCCGTGTCGCTGAGATGCCAGATGGACTTGGTGACCACCCAGTCCCTCTGGTTGTCGACGTGCTCCACCATCGTCACCATCAGCGGCACCACGTCCAGCGGGAACGCCCTCGCCTTCAGAGCGTCGCCCCTCCTCCCGGCTGGCCTCTGCACTAGGTGCACCGTCGCGGGGCAGCTGCCGCTGCTTCTCCCGGACGGCAGAGCGGAGCAGTGGGAGTGTGGCTTCAGCAACGACGACGCCATTGCTGCTAGGTTGCTAGGTAGCGAGTGAGTTTTGTCGCTGGGACGAGCGCAGGGGAGCCGCTTGTAGGGTGGAACATTTTTTTTGGGTGGATAAGGTTTGCGGTGCTTTGGGCGGCCAGGTATTTTTCCTCCAGCGTATTCACAAACATTTTGGGGGACAAACGTCGTTTGCCCAGAAACGCTGGGCCTGGTTCAATGGATTCAAGTAGGCTTGGGTATCGTGGGCTTAGAACGGCCCATCTTGAGTTTAGTGCTGACCATGGTTGTTCGGCCTTTAATCCCTTTTCCGGAATTAGGTATCTCCCCCTTTTCATTACTTTGATAACCGAAATACAAAGTCTGAGAAATGACCAAGGAATGAATGGTGAAAAACGAGTTTGATGCACTTATGGAAACCCATTGAGTTCCAGTACAGGCTTGAAAACGCCCAAGCTTCAACAAGTGCatcaacacaaagaaaacaaagtCCGGTGTGGTGACCTGCAACGATCGAAGACTCCTCATCGCCACCTTGAGCAAAATATAACGGGAACGGCTATGTATTGTTGTTCCCGAGACCTATTTAGCGCCTTCTGCACCACTTAAAGGGTAAATAGTATATGGCGCACACCCCCTGCGTGCACAGTTTCTAAGTGGGCCAGCCCATTAGGGCAAACCTTCCAACCTTCCATGTTTTTTCTGGGCggctttttcttctgttttcttccCAACACGGGTTTTGCGGGTTTTCTAGTTttcctttccttttccttttttttttcaatttcgttttgttttaccttttttattttttatcaaaTTCGTGTAATTTTCACAAGGTTGTGGTTTTTCAAATTTGAACGTTTTTTCTAATGTGAACTTTTTGGAAGTGAACCTTTTTCAATTTTTGGGAACTTTTTTCTAAAAATTGATGAACGTGTttttaaattcaat from Triticum dicoccoides isolate Atlit2015 ecotype Zavitan chromosome 6A, WEW_v2.0, whole genome shotgun sequence encodes:
- the LOC119317869 gene encoding photosynthetic NDH subunit of subcomplex B 4, chloroplastic-like; the protein is MASSLLKPHSHCSALPSGRSSGSCPATVHLVQRPAGRRGDALKARAFPLDVVPLMVTMVEHVDNQRDWVVTKSIWHLSDTAIKSFYTFYAMFTVWGVCFFASMKDPFYDSEHYRGQGGDGTVHWYYDRQEDIEATARGDLLREELLEEIEQRVGGLRELEDAGMEGELEEAK